In a genomic window of Nothobranchius furzeri strain GRZ-AD chromosome 14, NfurGRZ-RIMD1, whole genome shotgun sequence:
- the fstl1b gene encoding follistatin-related protein 1b, whose amino-acid sequence MWRSVPALLLVALAVSNAEELKSKSKVCANVFCGAGRECAVSEKGEPSCLCIESCKPHKRSVCGSNGKTYRNHCELHRDACLTGLKIQVAHDGHCREKKTGQAAASPVVCYAADRNELRSRVIQWLQTEVIPDGWFVKGSNFSEILLKYFKSYANSDSQLDSSELLNFIQHNDSVVELHSYADQESNRLLRSLCVDALIELSDENADWKLSFDEFLNCLKPGFNPPEKKCALEDELYEDGAETQVECNRCVCACGNWVCTAMTCSGKDKHGAVDESADPGAEMTEEEWNLRVAELNKHQETVEKMKVSTKEV is encoded by the exons GAGCTGAAGAGCAAGAGCAAGGTGTGCGCCAACGTATTCTGTGGAGCCGGCCGAGAGTGTGCCGTCAGTGAGAAGGGGGAGCCGAGCTGCCTGTGCATAGAG AGCTGCAAGCCCCACAAGAGGTCAGTGTGTGGCAGCAACGGTAAGACCTACAGGAATCACTGCGAGCTCCACAGAGATGCTTGTCTCACCGGCTTGAAGATCCAAGTGGCTCACGATGGACACTGCCGGG AAAAGAAAACTGGGCAGGCAGCTGCAAGTCCAG TGGTGTGCTATGCTGCTGACCGCAACGAGCTGAGGAGTCGTGTCATCCAGTGGCTGCAGACCGAGGTCATCCCGGATGGCTGGTTCGTCAAGGGGTCCAACTTCTCTGAAATCCTGCTGAAATACTTCAAG TCTTACGCCAACAGCGACTCTCAGTTGGACTCCTCCGAACTGCTGAACTTCATCCAGCACAACGACTCGGTGGTAGAGCTACACTCCTACGCCGACCAGGAGAGCAACCGGCTGCTCAG GAGCCTGTGTGTTGATGCGCTCATCGAGCTCTCCGATGAAAACGCCGACTGGAAGCTGAGCTTTGATGAGTTTCTCAACTGTCTGAAACCTGGTTTCAACCCACCAGAGAAGA AATGTGCCCTGGAAGATGAACTGTACGAGGATGGAGCAGAGACGCAGGTCGAGTGTAATCGCTGCGTTTGTGCCTGCGGCAACTGGGTCTGCACTGCGATGACCTGCAGCGGCAAAG ACAAACATGGGGCTGTGGATGAGTCAGCAGATCCTGGAGCAGAGATGACGGAGGAGGAGTGGAACCTCCGTGTGGCTGAGCTCAACAAACATCAG GAAACAGTCGAGAAGATGAAAGTCAGCACAAAAGAGGTCTAA